A DNA window from Tamandua tetradactyla isolate mTamTet1 chromosome 22, mTamTet1.pri, whole genome shotgun sequence contains the following coding sequences:
- the MAB21L2 gene encoding protein mab-21-like 2, with protein MIAAQAKLVYQLNKYYTERCQARKAAIAKTIREVCKVVSDVLKEVEVQEPRFISSLSEIDARYEGLEVISPTEFEVVLYLNQMGVFNFVDDGSLPGCAVLKLSDGRKRSMSLWVEFITASGYLSARKIRSRFQTLVAQAVDKCSYRDVVKMIADTSEVKLRIRERYVVQITPAFKCTGIWPRSAAQWPMPHIPWPGPNRVAEVKAEGFNLLSKECYSLTGKQSSAESDAWVLQFGEAENRLLMGGCRNKCLSVLKTLRDRHLELPGQPLNNYHMKTLLLYECEKHPRETDWDEACLGDRLNGILLQLISCLQCRRCPHYFLPNLDLFQGKPHSALESAAKQTWRLAREILTNPKSLDKL; from the coding sequence ATGATCGCCGCTCAGGCCAAGCTGGTTTACCAGCTCAATAAATACTACACTGAGCGTTGCCAGGCGCGCAAGGCAGCCATCGCCAAGACCATTCGAGAAGTCTGTAAGGTGGTCTCGGACGTGCTAAAAGAAGTGGAGGTGCAGGAGCCTCGCTTCATCAGCTCCCTGAGCGAGATCGATGCCCGCTACGAAGGGCTGGAGGTCATCTCACCCACCGAATTCGAGGTGGTGCTCTACCTAAACCAGATGGGCGTCTTCAATTTCGTGGACGACGGCTCGCTGCCCGGCTGCGCGGTGCTCAAATTGAGCGATGGGCGAAAGCGAAGCATGTCTCTTTGGGTCGAGTTCATCACGGCGTCCGGCTACCTCTCAGCACGGAAGATCCGCTCGCGTTTCCAGACACTGGTGGCCCAGGCGGTGGACAAGTGCAGCTATAGGGATGTGGTTAAGATGATCGCCGATACCAGCGAGGTCAAGTTGCGCATCCGGGAGCGCTACGTGGTGCAAATCACTCCCGCGTTCAAGTGCACCGGGATCTGGCCTCGCAGCGCGGCGCAGTGGCCTATGCCCCACATCCCCTGGCCAGGCCCCAATCGGGTGGCGGAGGTCAAGGCCGAAGGTTTCAACTTGCTCTCGAAGGAATGCTACTCGCTGACCGGCAAGCAAAGCTCGGCGGAGAGCGATGCCTGGGTGCTACAGTTTGGAGAGGCGGAGAACCGCCTGCTGATGGGCGGCTGCCGAAACAAGTGTCTCTCGGTGCTGAAAACGCTACGGGACCGCCACTTGGAGCTGCCCGGCCAGCCGCTCAATAACTACCACATGAAGACGCTGCTGCTGTACGAGTGCGAGAAACACCCACGGGAAACGGACTGGGACGAGGCATGCCTCGGCGACCGGCTCAACGGCATCTTGCTGCAGCTCATCTCCTGCCTGCAATGCCGCCGCTGCCCTCACTACTTTCTGCCCAACCTCGACCTCTTTCAGGGCAAGCCCCATTCGGCCCTGGAGAGCGCTGCTAAGCAGACCTGGAGGTTGGCCAGGGAAATTCTCACCAATCCCAAAAGCCTGGACAAACTATAG